The bacterium nucleotide sequence CGCGGCGGCAATGCTCCCACAGCGGCTGCGGCACAGGATCATCAACGAAGGGCTGTTGCTCCTGTAGCAGGGCGAACTCCCCGCTCTCCTTCAAGTATTCCGCGACGACAAAGGGAAGCCAGAGCAGATTGTCCGAGACCGCGCTGTGCAGACCCTGCTCGGTATAGGGATGCCACCAATGCCAGACCGAGCCATCCTGAAATTGATGGCGGGCGTGCAAGCGGATCTGATCGGCCGTGCGGCCGGGATCGAGCGGCAGCCAGAGCAGGCTGTCTTGGAGTTGATCGCGAAAGCCATAAGCCCCGCTCTGCTGATAGTAGGCCGCGCGGCCCCAGAGCCGGCAGGAGATCGCCTGATATTTGAGCCATATGTTGTTGAGCAGGTCGAAGGCGGGGTCGGGGGTCTTGACCTGAAAGGGGGCGAGGCGTTCGCGCCACCCCTTTTGGACCCGTTCCAGTTCCTGCTGCGCCCGAATGGGGTCGCGATAGCGGGTGATGAGTTCGCGAGCTTGCGGCATGGAATCGGCGGCGCCGAGGACGAAGGTCAGGGATTTGCTCTCGTGGCGGGCGAGATCCAGCCGCAGCTGCAGGCTGGCGATTGCGTCGCCCCATTTCCCCTGCGTGTTTTGGCAGCTTCCGTTCTGCACGGCTTCGGGGGCGCGCAGGTCGCCGAGGCGCCCTAAAAAGGCCTCCTTGTCGCCCTCGAAACCCGCGACCGGTTCCGAGGAAGCGAAAAAGGCGGTGTAGGGCCAGTTGACATTCCAGTGGCGGCCCTTCTCATCCGTCATCTCCCACAGGCGTTTGCCGGCGAATAGGATCTCTGCGCTGGGATCGAATTCGGTCTCTATGAAGGTCTTATGGAATTCGCGGTGATTGTCCGGGGCGAATCCTAGATTCCATTCGAAATAGCTGATGAGATCGATCTCGCGTGCCCCGCCGCTTTCGTTGGTCAGACGGAGGATCCAGATTTCGGCCGGATCGTCTGCGGCGGCAAAGAGGGTCCAGTCGCAGGTGATCCCATCGAAGCGGGATGAGAAGACGGAATAGCCAAGGCCATGCCGGATCGTATAGGAACAGGCCTTGTTTTTGACCGGCTGAAAGGCTGCTGACCAGAGCGCACCGGAGGTGCGGTCGCGCAGATAGAGAAATTTACCCCACTCATCGCGGACCAGGTCCTGGTTCCAGCGGGTCAGGCGGTTAAAGTTGGCGTGGGTGCGCCAGCTGAACCCGCCGCCGGCCTGGGAGGCGATCAGGCCATAGTCGCTGTTGGAAATGACATTGATCCAGGGCTTGGGGGTATCGGGCCGGGTAATGATGTATTCCAGACCATCGTCGCTGAAGTGGCCATAGGGCGTCGCGAATTTCATCGCCGCTGCTGCTCCTTCCATCCGCTCATTCAAAGTCGAGGCCCAGGGTGAAACGCTGGGTGTTTTCGAGGCGGCCGTGGTCCGCCCAAGCGTAATCGACGTGGAACAGGGTGCCGCCCAAATCGAAGATCACTCCCGTTCCCAGGGTCAGTCCGACCTCCGAATCCTTGAGCCAGAGATTCTGATAACCGGCGCGCAAGGCGAGGGTTTTCATGAAAAGCCACTCCCCGCCGAGGCTGATGCTCTCGGTATTGTCATTGGGATGAAAGGCGTTGACCGCCAGATGCACCTCGTTGCGGCGGCTGATCTTGATAGGCCAGTCAATGCCCGCGCGGAAGAGAACCGGCGGCGGATAATCTTCGACATACATCAGACCGGGCAGATTGCTGTTATCACCATACTTGGCCGGATCCTTGTCGTAGACGATGCGCAAATCACGGCCCGAGTACTTGCCCGGCAAGCCGAAATTGGAGATGCTGGCGCCTATACGGATGCCGCTGCCCGAAAGCGTATAGACGGTCCCCACGTTAAAGGTGAAGGTGGAGAGACTGCTGTGCCAGATAGTCTCCTGCATAAAATTGACCTGGAAGCCGGCGGTGAAGCGGTCGGTCAACTGGCGGCCGAAGCCGAGGCCAAAAGCGAAGTCGTTGACCGAATAATTCTCGCCGGTACCGAGCGGCTGTTCGACGGTCCGGACCGCAATTTCGCCGGAGTTGAGGGCGGTGGCGCTCAGGTAGAGGTTGCCATAACTCCCCATGGCTACCACCGCGGCCGCGTAATCATAGGTGATATCCGCCAGCCAGAGACTGTGGGTGAATTGGACGCCGTAGCCTTTAAAGCTGCCGATGGCGCCGGGATTATAATAGGCGGCAAGGAGTTCCTCGGTTGCGGCAACCCCGGCGTTGCCCATCCCCGTCGTACGGGCGCTGGGTTCAATCAGGAGGAATTGGCCGATGGTTGTGCCGGTCTTACTCTGGCCGTAAAGCGGCAGGCTGCTCCCTCCGATGCCAACCAGCAGGAAACCGAGGGTGAGCCCAACCAGCGCGCGCCATTGTTCATGATCCATTCTCATACTCCACCTGTTCCTTATTTGATGATGGCGAATTTGCCGATCCTGGTGCCCATCGTGCCGGCATCGACATGAAAGATATAGAGACCAGGCGCAACGTCGAGGTTGTCTTTGGTGCGAAGATCCCAGGCGATATAGCCATTGTCCGAGCCGTCATGATGCAGAGTCTGCACCAGCTCGCCACGGACGGAGAAAATGCGGATCGTGCAGTTTTTCGGCAAGGCGCGGAACTCGATGCGCCGTTCGCCGCGGCCCGAAACCGCGAAACGCTCGGGCTCGAAACTGGCCGATCCAACATAGGGATTAGGCACCACATAGGGTTCCTCCCTGAACTGCGCCTGCGCTTTGGCCGGATCGTTCCTCTGTCCGGTCGTCGAAAAAATGAAGGCGTCGCCGGATTCCAGGGGGTAATTCAGACGCAGCCAGTAGAGATCCCCCGCCCTGGGCGGGAGGATAGCGCCGCGCGCCGCCTGGCCGGTGGTATCAACGTCTATGCGCCAGGTGATCTGCGGTATGGACGGCTTCTCGGCAACAAAGGTAGCGACGTCGATGAACTCGCTGGACTGATTGGGGGTGCCGTCGCGGTCGATATCGCGGAAGCGGAACTTTAAACGCATCGCGGTGCCGGTCTCATCGACTGCATGCACCTGAAACTTGGCCGGCCGGGCCGGCAGACCGATGGCCAGCAGCGAGGTATCCATGAAGGTATCGTAAAAGGTGATGCGGATGTCGGATGGGAAGCCGGGCCGGCGCCGGTTGATCGGCTGCTGGTACTGGTAGGAGGCCTTGAGGTGGAGGTTGGTCCGGCTCTCTGGAGTGAAGCCGCTGGTAAGGGTGTCGACCGTCACGGTTTTTGCAGTATTGACGACCGGCAGCAGGCCCAGGCCCACCTGGCCGATGCCCTTGCCGTCCATGTCATAGCCGTTGCGGAAGAGGATCTTGCGCGTAGTGCTGTCCATCAGATCATAGGTGACCGCGCGGACGCAGTCCGGCGACGGCGTGTGGAAGGTGAGGGTGAAGTAATGGTTGTCCGGTACCAGGTTGGAGTTGACGATATCGATGCGGATATCTCCCTTGCCCCTGCCGGCGATCTGGGTCACGCCTGAGGCGGCCGCCTCGGTAAAGCCGAAGATGCGCGGATTGGGCCGGACGGCGACGACATTCTTGGGCAGGATAGTGCCGCCACGCGGGGTACGCGAGACGGCGATGGCATTTTCTGAGGGATAGTAGCCGAGGGAATCGCTGCCGTGGTCGAATGAAGTCACGGCATAATAGTACTCTTGGCCGTTGGTCACCGTGGTGTCGGTCCAGCTGTGCGTCAGCCCGGTGTCATCGCCAAGGTAATAAGCGACGCCTTCGACGACCTGAGTCGAGAAGCCGCGGCGGCCGTTGATGACGTCCCACTGTTTGATCGGCACGCCGTTGCCCATGGGACCGGTGCCGCGCCCGGTGGTGATGAGTTTGGGATCGCGGAATTCAGGATCGGTGGAGCGGTAGATGCGGTAGCCCTCGAAGTCGTTCTCGAGGCTGACCGGATCGATGCCGCGTTCGGCGGCGTCATCCCAGGAAAGGCGAATCCAACCGTCCCCCGTTTCCGCGGTGAGCTTGGGCATGGGCGGTGGCACGGCGAATTGATAGTTGGCGTTGTAGATCATCTGCACGGTCTTGACCGTCGAGCGCAATTCGTAGAGATCAGCGCCGTAGGCGAGGGCGAGGCTGAAGCGCTCAGTCTGGCCGGCCTTGAGGATGAAGGGGCCTGAGGCGAAGAGAAAGCCGATGTTATAGTTGAGAAAGACCGCGGAGTCAAAACGCGCCTTGAAATCGGGCAGGGTGAAGCGTTCATAGAGGCGGCGTGGCCATTCCTTGCCGTCATCGAAGAAGACGATGTTGTCGACTTCCTTGTTGGGATTGCCCTGACCAGCGACGATGCGGTTCATCTTGAAGCCGGTGAGGCCGATCTGGTCGGATTCCTGGAGGTCCGTGCGGTCGAAGTTGGGTTCGCCGAGGGTGGGGATGCCGTCCCCCTCACCGGTGTCGTTGGTGCCGAAGACACCATCGGCGCCGGTGTCGTTGAGTTCGGCCACCCAGTCCATGTCCTCATCGCCGGTCCACCAGGTTGCGGCGCGGAAAGCCGGGCGGCTGGAGATGGTGCCGATGGCTTTGGTGAACTTGTCCAGGTTATAGTGCGCTTTGAGGTATGCCCAGATCTGGTCGGTGGAGGTCAACAGCTGCCCAGGGCCGCCGTCGCGTTTTTCATCGACGATGCCGTCGTCATCGTCATCGATGCCGTTGAAACGGTTGCCAGGGGTTTCTAGATAAGCATAGCCGAGATAGCCGGTGGTGCCGCAGTTGCTGAGCAGATTGCGGCCGTGGCCGAATTTATCCCAGGTGTAGACCAGGTTGAGGCCGAAGGATTTGTCGAAATAGGCATTGTCGTCATCGGACTCGTAGATGCCGTCGCAGGAGAGGGCGGAACCGCCGACGCCGGAGTCCATGTACATGCCGAAGATGATGTTGTCATTATAGTCGGTGGTGCCTTCGTTGGTGATGTCATAATGCCAGAAAATGACGTTGCCGGCCTGGGGGTTGG carries:
- a CDS encoding glycosyl transferase family 36 → MKFATPYGHFSDDGLEYIITRPDTPKPWINVISNSDYGLIASQAGGGFSWRTHANFNRLTRWNQDLVRDEWGKFLYLRDRTSGALWSAAFQPVKNKACSYTIRHGLGYSVFSSRFDGITCDWTLFAAADDPAEIWILRLTNESGGAREIDLISYFEWNLGFAPDNHREFHKTFIETEFDPSAEILFAGKRLWEMTDEKGRHWNVNWPYTAFFASSEPVAGFEGDKEAFLGRLGDLRAPEAVQNGSCQNTQGKWGDAIASLQLRLDLARHESKSLTFVLGAADSMPQARELITRYRDPIRAQQELERVQKGWRERLAPFQVKTPDPAFDLLNNIWLKYQAISCRLWGRAAYYQQSGAYGFRDQLQDSLLWLPLDPGRTADQIRLHARHQFQDGSVWHWWHPYTEQGLHSAVSDNLLWLPFVVAEYLKESGEFALLQEQQPFVDDPVPQPLWEHCRRALKRGLAWRSDRGLPLIGAHDWNDGLNAVGTGMKGESIWMGHFLHRILCEWAEIAPRAGLQDELAFCSQAADQLRAAVEAYGWDGAWYWRATKDSGEKVGSAACAEGKIFLNAQTWAVIGGTASSERAAQAMQAVEAHLDREYGPILFSPAYTRVDPDIGYLSRYAPGRRENGGLYTHAGAWAVLAEALMGRGAQAYAMYCRINPILRGMDPDLYQSEPYVTPGNVDGPASPHFGRGGWSWYTGSAAWLFRAALEGILGLRAMHDGLMIDPCIPPAWETFTVRRRFRGADYQINVRNPHALEKGTLEIELDGQPFRERQADGRCLLPPFPPGTVHQVDVVMK
- a CDS encoding PorV/PorQ family protein gives rise to the protein MDHEQWRALVGLTLGFLLVGIGGSSLPLYGQSKTGTTIGQFLLIEPSARTTGMGNAGVAATEELLAAYYNPGAIGSFKGYGVQFTHSLWLADITYDYAAAVVAMGSYGNLYLSATALNSGEIAVRTVEQPLGTGENYSVNDFAFGLGFGRQLTDRFTAGFQVNFMQETIWHSSLSTFTFNVGTVYTLSGSGIRIGASISNFGLPGKYSGRDLRIVYDKDPAKYGDNSNLPGLMYVEDYPPPVLFRAGIDWPIKISRRNEVHLAVNAFHPNDNTESISLGGEWLFMKTLALRAGYQNLWLKDSEVGLTLGTGVIFDLGGTLFHVDYAWADHGRLENTQRFTLGLDFE